One Comamonas odontotermitis genomic window, AGGTTCGAGTCTGGCCCTGCCTGGGTGCGACGGAGGCGCTATTGTGCCTTGCCGCCAATCCCCTGCTGCAGCAGCGCCATACCGGCGCAGCGCGCTCCGAGGGATGACAACACAGGCCTACAATCGCCAGCGTCATGACGCGTGCAATGAATGAATCTGTAACCCCTTCGCCCGAAGATGCAGCCCTTGGCCCTCCGCACACCTGGATGCGCGATGGCGTGAGCCCTAGCTGCGTGGTGCTGCCTTCGCAGGGCGACGGCTGGCTGCTGGATTACCTTGCCGAGCGGCTGCCGCTGGTGGCGCGGCAGGAGTGGCAGGCGCGCATGCAGGCGGGCGACGTTGTGGATGCCCAAGGCCAACCCTTGCGTGCCGACCAGCGTTTTGTGCCGGGTCAGCGGGTGTACTACTGGCGCGCCTGGGCGCAGGAGACCCCGATTCCCTTTGAAGCGGCGATTCTGTACGAGGACGAGCGCATTCTGCTGGTGGACAAGCCGCACTTTCTGCCTGTGCTGCCCACTGGCAAGTATGTGCAGAACTCGCTTTTGGTGCGGCTGAAGCGGGCCACCGGCAATGCCGGGCTGTCGCCGCTGCACCGTATCGACCGCGACACCGCAGGGCTGGTGCTGCTGTCCAAGGATGCAGCCACGCGCGGCGCCTACCAGGCGCTGTTCCGCGACCGGGCCATGCACAAGAGCTACGAGGCGGTGGCTCCGGTGCGTGCCGATCTGGCTTTTCCGCGCGAACACCACAGCCGCATGGAAGAGAGCCAGCGCTTTTTTCTGATGCACGAGGTGCCGGGCACGCCCAACAGCCACACCCGGATGGCCATCATCGAATCGAACGGCGCCTGGGCGCGCTATGCGCTGGAGCCCATCAGCGGCAAGCGGCACCAGTTGCGGGTACACATGGCGGCACTGGGCATTCCCATCCGCAACGATGCGTTCTACCCCGAGGTGAACGACCCGCCCGAAGGTGACTTTTCAAGCCCGCTGCAGCTGCTGGCCAAGGAGCTGGCCTTTACCGATCCGGTGAGCGGGCAGGTGCACCGCTTTCGCAGCCGTCTGCAACTGCTTGAAATTCCAAAATGATAGCATTGGGCGCTTTATGGATAAGCGCAAGAGGTAAAAAAGGCTGAAAATCAGGCGGTAAAGCTGCCCATGGTTTCGCCCAGTTGCACGGGCTTGGTCGCAGCCCAGTCGGCGGCAAAGCCGGTTTTGCCGGGTGGCAGCAGCAGCACGACCGTGGAGCCCAGCAGGAAGCGGCCCATTTCATCGCCTTGCTCCAGCACGATGGGCTGGGTCTGGTAATCCCAGCTGCGTACCTTGCTAGAGCGCGGCGGGTTCACCTGGCCGTGCCAGGTCGTGTACATGCTGCCCACGATGGTGGCACCCACCAGCACCATCACCACGGGGCCGATGCGCGTCTCGAACACGCAGACCACGCGCTCGTTGCGCGCAAAGAGGCCCGGCACGCCGCGTGCGGTGAGGGGGTTCACCGAAAACAGATCGCCCGGCACATAGATCATCTTCTGCAGCTTGCCGCGCAGCGGCATGTGAATGCGGTGGTAATCGCGCGGGCTCAGGTAGATGGTGGCGAACTGGCCGTTGTTGAACTGCGCGGCCAGCTCGGCATCGCCGCCCACCAGGGCCGTGGTGCTGTAGTGGTGGCCCTTGGCCTGAAAGATCTGGTCGTGCTCGATGGCGCCGCACTGGCTGATGGCGCCGTCCACCGGGCAGACGAGGTCAGCCTGGGCAAGCGGGCGGGCGCCGGCGCGCAACTCACGGGTGAAGAAGGCATTGAAGCTGTCGTACCGGGCAATGTCCGGCTCGGCGGCTTCTTCCATGTTGACCCGGTACTTCTGGACGAACCAGCCGATGAAGGATGTGGTGGCTCCGCCCAGGCGGGCCGATGCCAGCTTGCCAGCCAGAGCGGTCATCCACTTTTTAGGCAGCAAGTATTGGGGCAGAACAGCAAATCGGTCACGCATAGAGGGTTTCACAGTAAACCGCCGATTCTAGCGAGACTGTGTCATCTGTTTGACAAGTTGACGCCGGGTAAGCCCGTAGATGGCAACAAATATGCGGTGCCGGAGCCATTTTGGGCTACCGTGGCGCGTGGATGGGCGGTCGGGCATTCCAGCCGGGCAGACACGTCGCGCCGCCCTTGTCTATGATGCAGGTCAATATTGCGCAGTTTCTCCCTGATCCATGCCTGACGACAGCAAACGCACTCCTGAACCTCCCGTCCGCGCCGAACGCCTGCGCCAGTGGCTGCGCAATTTCTGGCCGTCTTCTTCGCATGTGAACGGCAAGGAGTTGCTGCGCATGGTGGTGGGCGTGGGGCTGACCCTGCTGCTCACCGGCCTTGTGAGCCGCTGGTGGGGGCAGAGCCACCACGCGCCCTGGCTGTTTGCGGCCATGGGGGCGAGCGCCTTGCTGCTGGTGTGCACGCCATCCAGCCCCATGGCCCAGCCCTGGCCGGTGATCGGGGGCAGTGTGCTTTCGGGCCTGGCGGGTTTGGGGGCGGCCCTGGTGATCGACGACCCGTCGGCCGCCGCTGCCGTGTCGGCCGGTCTGGCGGTGATGGTGATGGTGGTCATGCGCTGCCTGCACCCGCCGGGCGCCGCACTGGCCATGTGGATTGCGCTGGAGCATGGCACCGATGTATCGGTGCTGGCCTATCCGGTGGCCACCAATCTGGTGCTGCTGGTGGTGCTGGCTACCCTGTACAGCCGCGCCACCGGCAAGCGCTACCCGGCGCCGCAGCACAGCCAGAAACCCGCAGCCGCAGGCGATGCGCGCAATATGCGCATCGAAGGGGTGGATCTGGATGCGGCGCTCGATCATTTCAACGGCGTGCTCGATGTGAGCCGCGCCGATCTGGAAGCCCTGGTGCACATGGCGAGCCAGGCCGCTTTCAAGCGCACGCTGGGCGACCTGCGCTGCGAAGACATCATGGTGCACCCCGTGTTCGTGACCACGGCCGATGCGCCGGTGCAGCAGGCCTGGGAGCGCATGCAGCAGCATGGCGTGAAGGCGCTGCCGGTGGTGGACGAGAAAATGCAGGTCAAGGGCATCATCACCTCGACCGACCTGCTCAACCAGGCGCTGTCGCAGGCGCCTGCCGGTTTGGGCGACCGTCTCAAGTCGCTCGTGCTGCGCAAGAAGAAGGCGGCCGTGGTGGTGGGTGAGCTGATGACCGAGGAGGTTGCCACGGTGCAGGGCTATGACCGCGTGGTGGATCTGATCGCGGTGTTCAGCCGGGGCCATCTGCGGCACTTGCCCGTCATCAATGCGCAGGGCAGGCTGGTGGGCATGGTCACGCAGACCGATCTCATCCGGGTGATGGCCAAATCCCTGGCCTCGGCGCACACGACCCAGGTGCTGCAAAAAGCATAGCTGCAGGCGCTTTCCCTGTCTGAACCTTTGGCATGTGGCGCATGGAAGGCCAGGAGGGATGCGCGCGGACCGCTCTCTTTTCGATAGGGGCTCATATTCGCGTGTCCAGGGCATGCGGTTACACTGCGCACCGCTAAGAACCGCCAATACAACCCTTGATACGTCGTTGCTTCGCCGGGGGCGCCCAGCCTGGTCGTACGTCTGTACTGCCTGCGGCTTCGCCTAACGCGGCCCGGCGCCTCGTCTCAACCGCAAATCTGCGATTTACTGAGTTGTGTTAGCGGCTCTAAAAACAACAACAGGCTGCCGCATCGTGCAGGTATGGATGTCACAAGAACCAATAACAGGAAAATCGACCGGCCAGCGTCTTCGGGTCTGGGTAAGCGCCTTGCTGCTGACGGGCATCATGCTGTATGGCCTGGGGTACCTGCACGTCAATGACGCTGAGAGCGCCATGCGCCGCCTGCTGCTGGCGGCGTTGACCTGCGGCTTCTACCTGTACAGCGCCCGCAGGGGTTGGGCCACGAAGTGGGCGTGCGGTATCAGCCTGCTGTTTTCCCTGTATGTGATGCTGGGCATTGGCCGTGGCTATGGCTATCCGACGACCGTGCTTGCGGCCTCGGCCCTGGAGACGGACGTGCAGGAGAGCTGGGAATTTCTGCTCAACCTCGATGTCACCGATATCGCCCTGGGCCTGGTGGCAGCAGCGCTGGCCATTTTCTACGGCAGGCAGCGCACGCAGGCGCCCCGGCGTTTCTCGGTCGTGCTCTGGGTGGTGCTGGCCATCCTGAATGTTTTCGGGCTGTTTGCCGTTCAGGCCATCAAGTCGGTCGTCAAATACCGCTCCGAGCACGCCGTGCTGGAGGCCAAGCCCGGTGCGGTGGATTGGCAGATCGAGCGCGTCGAGCGCAACCGCAACCTGAAGGTGCTGGTGATCGGCGAGAGCGTGAATCGGCGCTACATGTCCGTCATGGGCAGCCCCTGGAAGACCACGCCGTTTCTCGATGCATCGCCGCAGGTCGCCGCCTATGCGCAGTACCACGCACCTGCGCCCAATACGGTCACGAGCCTGGTGCGCACCCTGTCGTATTCGACCATGGCTGACGGCAGCTTTGACCCCGACCGCAACGTGATGGCCCTGGCCCATGCCGCAGGCTATACCGCGCACTGGATATCCAACCAGGGCAGCGTGGGAAAGCACGATACCAAGATTGCCTGGATCGCCCGGCAGGCCGACTCCTACCGCTTTCTCGACCAGCCGCCCGCCGTTGCGCCGTACCGCGATGATTTCGCCATGCTCAACGTGCTGCGCAGCCAGCTGGAGACGCCGGGCACCATTGCACCGGATGCCGTGATCGTGCTGCACATGATGGGCTCGCACCCCGACGCCTGCGAGCGCGTCACCGACATGCCCATCGCCTTTCAAAGCGGGCAGGGTCACCACATCGACTGCTACCTGACCAGCCTGCGCAAGCTCGATCTTTTTCTGCAGAAGCTCGACGAGCTGCTGCAGACCTGGCGGCCCGACCAGCACGAAATTCTGTTTGTTTCCGACCATTCACTGCGCGTCGAGCCCGCAAGCGACTGGGAGCGCTGGAAGGAGCAGCTGCACATGCCCAACAAGAACATCTACGTGGAGCCCAATATCCAGGAGGCCTACGATACCGCGCTGCTGCATATCGACACCGGCCGCAAGGAGCCCATGCGCAACACCACGCCGATCAGCGGCTATGACTTCTTCCACCTGTACGCCAACTGGCTGGGCGTGAAGAGCCCCATGGTGCAGCCAGGCAAGAACCTGGCCGCGCCCACCAGCAGCGCGCCCATCCAGGTCTACAACTGGCAGCGCATGGTGCCCTGGAGCGAACTGCCGGATGCGCCGGTGTTCGCGCCGGCGCGGGCAGACGGAAAAGGCAGCGCCGTCAGCGCCGCAGCACCAGCCAGGTGAAGGCGCCCAGCGACAGCAGCGAATAGATGATGCCCGGGGCCGCCGCTGTCAGCATCGGCGGCCAGTTCTGCAGGTTACCGGCAAAGCCGAACACATTGTTCAAGAGGAAGAAGCTGATACCGGCCATCACCCCGCCAAACACGTAGCCGGTGATGCCGCCCGAGCGGAAGTGCAGGTAGGCAAAGGGCAGGGCGAGCACCACCATCACCAGGCAGCTGATGGGGTAGAACACCTTGCGCCACAGCTCAATCTCGTAGCGCTGCGCGCTCTGGCCGTTGGCCTCCAGGTGATTCACATAGCGAAACAGGTCATAGGTGCTCATCTGGTCGGGCTTGAGCACGGCAGCGGCCACCATGCTGCGGGTCACCGTCGTGGGCCAGTCCACATCCGGCAGGTTCTTCACTTCGACACGCGCCTTGTTGCCATCGCCCAGGAAATAGTGCTGCTCCTGCACCTGGCGCAGCTTCCAACTGCCATCGCCAAAGCTGCCGCCGCCAGCGGTGAGCTGCTTCTGGATGCGGCCCTGGCCGTCAAAGTTGAAGATGCGCACCTGCTGCAGCTCGCCTTCGGGGCTGATGGAACGCACATTGATGGCGGCCATGCCGTCGTCGCGCTTTTCGCGCAGCCAGGCGCCCGTCTGGCCGGTGCTCAGCTGTCCAAAGCGCTGCGCACGCAGCAACTGGCTGGCCTGCTCGCCAGCGGGCGCCACATAGTCGCCAATGGCAAAGGTCAGCACCACGAAGGCGATGCCGATGGTCATGAGGCTGCCCAGTGCCTGCCAGGGGCTCAGGCCGCTGGTGCGCAGAATGGTGAATTCGGAGGTCTGCGCCATGCGCGCCATCACGAAAATGGTGCCGATCAGCACCGTGATCGGCAGCAGCTCATAGACATGGGTGGGAATGTTCAGCGCCACGCTCAGCACGGCGTGCTTGAGCTGGTAGGTGCCGGTTCCGACCCAGCGGAACTCGTCGACCATGTCGAAAAAGAAGAACAGCGCCAGAAACGCCAGGGTGACAAAGCCTACGGTCGAGGCAATGTCGCGGTAGATCATCTTGCGGAAGGTTTTCATGCGCGGGCTCCCTTGCTGCGCAGCCATTGCAACGGCGAGCGCTGGTGGCTGCGGAAATAGAGCAGCACCCAGGCAAGCACCGCAGTGGCGCCATGCACCAGGGTGAACGATGCCCACAGGGGCACCTTGCCCGACGACACCCAGCTCTGGGAGAAGGTCATCAAGTTGTAGTAAACGACAAAGGCGAAGAGGGCGAAGAGCAGGCTGCTGCTGCGGCCCGCCCGGGGGTTGACGCTGGCAAGCCCCAGGCCCAGCACCACGAAGTTGAGCGCCGCAACGGCCAGGCCCAGGCGCCAGCCCAACTCGCCGCGCTGCCGCGGTTCTGCACTGGTGACGAGCTTCTGCGTAGGAATGTTCTTGACCGAGTAGGAGTCATTGAGGTCGACCGCACCTGCCTTGCCGATGCGCGTGCCGTACTCCTTGAAGTCGCTCACCTTCAGGCCCTGCTTGCTCTTGTCCTTTTCAACGCGCTGGCCGTCGTTCAGCACCGCAACGCGGGCATCGTCCTGCACCTCCAGGTGGGCGCTTCTGGCGCTGGTCACGGTGTCCTTCTTGGCCTCGTTGGTGACGATGAAGACGTTGCTGGCCTGCGTGTCCGATGCACGTTCACGGTCGATGAAGAAAACCCGCGTGCCGTCGGACGACTCCTGGAACTCGCCCGGCGCAATGCGCTCCACATCGCCGCGCTGTTCATACTGTGCACGCAGTTGCACGATCTGCTGATTGGCCCAGGGCCACACCACCAGCGCCAGCACCGCGATCACCACCATCACCGGCCAGGAAAAACGCATCAGCGGGCGCAGAAAGGCCATCAGGCTCTGGCCGCTGCTGAACCACACCGCCATCTCGCTGTCGCGGTACATGCGCGACAAGGTGGCCACCACGGCGATGAACAGGCAAAGGCTCAAAATCGTGGGCAATTGGCCGAGCACGGTATAACCCATGACCAGCATCACATCGGATGGATTGACGCTGCCGCGCGAGGCCTGGCCCAGCACCTTGATAAGCATCATGGTCATCACGACGGTGACCAGCACCACCAAGGTGGCACCAAAGCTGCGGGATAGCTCTTTACGGATCGAAGAATCGAATAACATTGGCGGCAAGGAAAGCACCGATTATGAACTTTGAACTCAAGACTCTGGATCTGGCCTCGGCCGCATTGCAGCCGGGCGATCTCCTGGTCGTACTGGTGGGCGACAACGCACCCAAGGCCAGTGACGCATTGTCCACCCTGATTGCGCATGCGCAGAAAAATGGTGATTTTGAGGCAAAAGCCGGCAAGTCGCTGGCCATGTACGCGGTGCCCGCCATCCAGGCTCGGCATTTGCTGCTTTTGGGCGTGGGCGACGGCTCGGCCAAGGCGGTGCGCCAGGCGCTTGCCGCTGCGGCAGGCGGCTTCACCCGCGAGGGCACCAAGCAGGCCGTGATCGTCAGCGCCAGCCCGCTGGCAGAAGATGCCCTGTACGCTGCCGTGCAGTGTGCGGCGGAGCTGGCCTACCAGTACGGCACCTCCAAGCCCTCGGCCAAGGCGGTGGCCCTGCAGGGCGTCACCATCGGCGCCCCCAACGCGCAAGAACTCGGCGCTGCCTTTGGCGTGGCTCAGGCTACTGCCACTGGCGTGGCTTTTGCCCGCGAATGGGCCAACCGCCCCGCCAACTACGCTACGCCCAAAATGCTGGCCGATGCCGCTGAAACCCTGGCGGGCGAGCACAAGCGCATCAAGTGCAAGATTCACAAGCCCGAAGACGTGGCCAAGCTCGGCATGGGCGCCTTCATGGCGGTGGCACAGGGCTCCAAGGAGCCGCTGCGCTTCATCGAGCTGCACTACAGCGGTGCCGACAAAGGCGACAAGCCCGTGGTGCTGGTGGGCAAGGGCATCACGTTCGACACTGGCGGCATCTCGCTCAAGCCTGCGCCGGACATGGACGAGATGAAATACGACATGGGAGGCGCCGCCAGCGTGCTGGGTACCTTCCGTGCACTGGCAGAGCTCAAGCCTGCCGTCAACGTGGTGGGTTTGATTCCGGCCTGCGAAAACATGCCCGATGGCGGCGCGGTCAAGCCTGGCGACGTGGTCACCAGCATGAGCGGCCAGACCATTGAGATTCTGAACACCGATGCCGAAGGGCGTCTGGTGCTGTGCGACGCGCTGCATTACGCAGAGCGCTTCGATCCAGCGGCGGTGGTTGACATTGCCACCCTGACTGGTGCCTGCGTGATCGCGCTGGGCGCGCAACGCAGCGGCCTGTTCTCCAACAATGACGCGCTGGCCCAGGCCCTGCAAAATGCTGGCGACAAGGCGCAGGACTGGTGCTGGCGTATGCCGCTCGATGACGAGTATGCCGATGGCCTCAAGAGCAATTTTGCCGACGTGGCCAACGTGGGCGGCCGCCCGGCCGGTGCGGTGACGGCAGCCAAGTTCCTGCAGCGCTTTGTGGGCAACATGGCCTGGGCGCATCTGGATATTGCAGGCACCGCTTGGCGCAGCGGCGCCAAGAAGGGCGCGACCGGCCGTCCCGTGGGCTTGCTGCTGCAGTACCTGCTGTCGGCGCAGAAGGCAGATGCCTCCAAGCCTGGCAAGGCAGACAAGGACGCACGGCCCGGCAAAGCCAAGGCGGTGAAGGCCGACAAGCCCGGCAAGGCCGCCGTCAACCAGGACGGCAGCGACCGCCCTGCAGGCAACTGACCGGATCGGCCCGCACCATGGCAGACAAGACCGCCGTCGCCTTTCACTTCAACGCACCAAGCAAGCTGACCTATGCCTGCAAGCTGGTGCGCAAGCTCCAGCGCATGGACATGCCGCTGGTGGTGCTGGCCGCGCCCGATGTGGTGGCCGAACTGGATCTGGCGCTGTGGTCGTTTGGCGGCGAGCCCCAGTTTCTGGCCCATTGCCGGGCTGATGCGGCAGCCGCTGTGCTGCAGCGCTCGCCGACGGTGCTGGCCAGCCAGGTGGATGCTGGCCTGCCGCACAAGCGCGTGCTGCTGAACCTGTCCGATCGCATGCCAGACGATTTTGCGCAGTTCGAGCGCGTGATCGAGGTGGTGAGCGCCGATGATGACAACGACCGGCAGCTGGCTCGCCAGCGCTGGCGTGACTACACCGCCCAGGGCTATGCCATTGAGCGGCGCGATCTGGTGATGAAGACCGATGACTGAGCACCCCATGGAGCCACGCACCCCGCCCAAATTCGTGCCCACGCTGACCGAAGTGGCTGCGCAGGAAGCCGCTTCGGAGGATTTTTCGGCGTCCGTGCCCGCTGAAGAAGCGCAGGATGCTTCAAAAAATGAAGCATCTTCTGCCGCAGTGCTGCGCAGGCGCCGGGAGGTGGATGCGTTAGACGCTGAAACCCCGCCCCTGAGCGACATCGACATCGCCAGCCTGCCCACGCACAGTGGCTGGGCGCAGCCGGTAGATGCTGCAGATACCGCTGCCGATGACGCAGATCCCGACAGATTCGTAGTCGATACGGCGCAGGCCGATGGCGCAGTTGCGCCAAACGCCGAGCCTGTACAGGGGTTTGTCCAAGGGACTGGGCCCGATGGTCGGCACCCTGAGGCGGGCGCCGACGCCATTGCAGGTGCCGCCGCAGGCGCTTTGGGCGAAGGTGCTGCTCCGGAGGCTGCCACCCATGTGGAAGGCGCCACCGGCAGCCCTACAGGCAATGCCGCCATGGAAGCGGCCACCGCCAGCCTCGTAGCCAGTGCCGCGCAAACGGCACAGGAGCTGGAGGACGCCATCACCCGTCGCGTGCTGCGCCGCGTGCAGGATACGCTCGATGACCGGCTCACGGCGGCCGTGCTCAAGGTGGTGAACCAGCAGACGGCCTTGCTGCAATCATCGCTGCAACTCGAAATCGACACCACCATCCGCGAGGCGGTGGCAGACGCCGTGCGCCAGGCCATGGGCGCGCCAAAAGACCTTCCGAAATAACCAACGGTTGTAACGAACTAAAATTTCATTCGTTGGTAACAGCTGTCGCATCGCGTACAGTACATCTATTCACGCTTCTCGAAGCGCCCTGCGAACAAGGGCGCTTTCTTTATTCCAATGATTGAACTTCGGGGTATCACCCAAACGTACCCGGGCAAGAATGGCCCGGTGCAGGCGCTGCGTGGCGTTGACCTGCGCATTGCCGCCGGCGAGGTGTTTGGCATCATCGGGCGCAGCGGCGCGGGCAAAAGCTCGCTCGTGCGCAACATCAACCTGCTCAACCGGCCCACCTCGGGCCAGGTGTTCGTCAACGGCCATGAGCTGACGGCCATGAACGACGGCGAGTTGCGCCAGGCGCGGCGCGAGATCGGCATGGTGTTCCAGCACTTCAATCTGCTCTCGTCCCGCACGGTGTTCGACAACGCAGCGCTGCCGCTGGAGCTGGCCGGTGTGGACAAGGCAGCCATCAAAAAGCGGGTGGACCCGCTGCTTGATCTGGTGGGCCTGTCGGCCTTCAGCGACCGCTATCCAGCCCAACTGTCGGGCGG contains:
- a CDS encoding pseudouridine synthase — protein: MNESVTPSPEDAALGPPHTWMRDGVSPSCVVLPSQGDGWLLDYLAERLPLVARQEWQARMQAGDVVDAQGQPLRADQRFVPGQRVYYWRAWAQETPIPFEAAILYEDERILLVDKPHFLPVLPTGKYVQNSLLVRLKRATGNAGLSPLHRIDRDTAGLVLLSKDAATRGAYQALFRDRAMHKSYEAVAPVRADLAFPREHHSRMEESQRFFLMHEVPGTPNSHTRMAIIESNGAWARYALEPISGKRHQLRVHMAALGIPIRNDAFYPEVNDPPEGDFSSPLQLLAKELAFTDPVSGQVHRFRSRLQLLEIPK
- the asd gene encoding archaetidylserine decarboxylase (Phosphatidylserine decarboxylase is synthesized as a single chain precursor. Generation of the pyruvoyl active site from a Ser is coupled to cleavage of a Gly-Ser bond between the larger (beta) and smaller (alpha chains). It is an integral membrane protein.); amino-acid sequence: MRDRFAVLPQYLLPKKWMTALAGKLASARLGGATTSFIGWFVQKYRVNMEEAAEPDIARYDSFNAFFTRELRAGARPLAQADLVCPVDGAISQCGAIEHDQIFQAKGHHYSTTALVGGDAELAAQFNNGQFATIYLSPRDYHRIHMPLRGKLQKMIYVPGDLFSVNPLTARGVPGLFARNERVVCVFETRIGPVVMVLVGATIVGSMYTTWHGQVNPPRSSKVRSWDYQTQPIVLEQGDEMGRFLLGSTVVLLLPPGKTGFAADWAATKPVQLGETMGSFTA
- a CDS encoding HPP family protein, with the protein product MPDDSKRTPEPPVRAERLRQWLRNFWPSSSHVNGKELLRMVVGVGLTLLLTGLVSRWWGQSHHAPWLFAAMGASALLLVCTPSSPMAQPWPVIGGSVLSGLAGLGAALVIDDPSAAAAVSAGLAVMVMVVMRCLHPPGAALAMWIALEHGTDVSVLAYPVATNLVLLVVLATLYSRATGKRYPAPQHSQKPAAAGDARNMRIEGVDLDAALDHFNGVLDVSRADLEALVHMASQAAFKRTLGDLRCEDIMVHPVFVTTADAPVQQAWERMQQHGVKALPVVDEKMQVKGIITSTDLLNQALSQAPAGLGDRLKSLVLRKKKAAVVVGELMTEEVATVQGYDRVVDLIAVFSRGHLRHLPVINAQGRLVGMVTQTDLIRVMAKSLASAHTTQVLQKA
- a CDS encoding phosphoethanolamine transferase; the protein is MSQEPITGKSTGQRLRVWVSALLLTGIMLYGLGYLHVNDAESAMRRLLLAALTCGFYLYSARRGWATKWACGISLLFSLYVMLGIGRGYGYPTTVLAASALETDVQESWEFLLNLDVTDIALGLVAAALAIFYGRQRTQAPRRFSVVLWVVLAILNVFGLFAVQAIKSVVKYRSEHAVLEAKPGAVDWQIERVERNRNLKVLVIGESVNRRYMSVMGSPWKTTPFLDASPQVAAYAQYHAPAPNTVTSLVRTLSYSTMADGSFDPDRNVMALAHAAGYTAHWISNQGSVGKHDTKIAWIARQADSYRFLDQPPAVAPYRDDFAMLNVLRSQLETPGTIAPDAVIVLHMMGSHPDACERVTDMPIAFQSGQGHHIDCYLTSLRKLDLFLQKLDELLQTWRPDQHEILFVSDHSLRVEPASDWERWKEQLHMPNKNIYVEPNIQEAYDTALLHIDTGRKEPMRNTTPISGYDFFHLYANWLGVKSPMVQPGKNLAAPTSSAPIQVYNWQRMVPWSELPDAPVFAPARADGKGSAVSAAAPAR
- the lptG gene encoding LPS export ABC transporter permease LptG, with the translated sequence MKTFRKMIYRDIASTVGFVTLAFLALFFFFDMVDEFRWVGTGTYQLKHAVLSVALNIPTHVYELLPITVLIGTIFVMARMAQTSEFTILRTSGLSPWQALGSLMTIGIAFVVLTFAIGDYVAPAGEQASQLLRAQRFGQLSTGQTGAWLREKRDDGMAAINVRSISPEGELQQVRIFNFDGQGRIQKQLTAGGGSFGDGSWKLRQVQEQHYFLGDGNKARVEVKNLPDVDWPTTVTRSMVAAAVLKPDQMSTYDLFRYVNHLEANGQSAQRYEIELWRKVFYPISCLVMVVLALPFAYLHFRSGGITGYVFGGVMAGISFFLLNNVFGFAGNLQNWPPMLTAAAPGIIYSLLSLGAFTWLVLRR
- the lptF gene encoding LPS export ABC transporter permease LptF, with translation MLFDSSIRKELSRSFGATLVVLVTVVMTMMLIKVLGQASRGSVNPSDVMLVMGYTVLGQLPTILSLCLFIAVVATLSRMYRDSEMAVWFSSGQSLMAFLRPLMRFSWPVMVVIAVLALVVWPWANQQIVQLRAQYEQRGDVERIAPGEFQESSDGTRVFFIDRERASDTQASNVFIVTNEAKKDTVTSARSAHLEVQDDARVAVLNDGQRVEKDKSKQGLKVSDFKEYGTRIGKAGAVDLNDSYSVKNIPTQKLVTSAEPRQRGELGWRLGLAVAALNFVVLGLGLASVNPRAGRSSSLLFALFAFVVYYNLMTFSQSWVSSGKVPLWASFTLVHGATAVLAWVLLYFRSHQRSPLQWLRSKGARA
- a CDS encoding leucyl aminopeptidase; translation: MNFELKTLDLASAALQPGDLLVVLVGDNAPKASDALSTLIAHAQKNGDFEAKAGKSLAMYAVPAIQARHLLLLGVGDGSAKAVRQALAAAAGGFTREGTKQAVIVSASPLAEDALYAAVQCAAELAYQYGTSKPSAKAVALQGVTIGAPNAQELGAAFGVAQATATGVAFAREWANRPANYATPKMLADAAETLAGEHKRIKCKIHKPEDVAKLGMGAFMAVAQGSKEPLRFIELHYSGADKGDKPVVLVGKGITFDTGGISLKPAPDMDEMKYDMGGAASVLGTFRALAELKPAVNVVGLIPACENMPDGGAVKPGDVVTSMSGQTIEILNTDAEGRLVLCDALHYAERFDPAAVVDIATLTGACVIALGAQRSGLFSNNDALAQALQNAGDKAQDWCWRMPLDDEYADGLKSNFADVANVGGRPAGAVTAAKFLQRFVGNMAWAHLDIAGTAWRSGAKKGATGRPVGLLLQYLLSAQKADASKPGKADKDARPGKAKAVKADKPGKAAVNQDGSDRPAGN
- a CDS encoding DNA polymerase III subunit chi; protein product: MADKTAVAFHFNAPSKLTYACKLVRKLQRMDMPLVVLAAPDVVAELDLALWSFGGEPQFLAHCRADAAAAVLQRSPTVLASQVDAGLPHKRVLLNLSDRMPDDFAQFERVIEVVSADDDNDRQLARQRWRDYTAQGYAIERRDLVMKTDD